One Tetrapisispora phaffii CBS 4417 chromosome 3, complete genome DNA segment encodes these proteins:
- the VAN1 gene encoding Van1p (similar to Saccharomyces cerevisiae VAN1 (YML115C); ancestral locus Anc_8.842) — MKFSPLKLFRFSRNSYKLPLSEKTKEKRKNRDFRLLPKYSKFKVTNFRDKVSNFNVALSVILLCIFIAKTISVNVSIYKYNSFVHEEETETVTFDTQVLTAPEYYNYDFHDYNLDTISKYDKGVRQYLLDTYKTDDVSQLSVQAKEAYDAELPKLLSSSVDIYDMKDFSGTSHGVSSREHVLLCIPLRDAEDVLPLMFKNLMNLTYPHELIDVAFLVSDCSENDHTLESLLQYTRFLQNGTLPDVFEEMDKLDEMTDKVVENADDSKLYLKYMKKEYLQRVKEAFKSPFHENYDKPFRSIQIYKKDFGQTVGQSFSDRHDVKVQGIRRKLMGRARNWLMTNALKPYHSWVYWRDADVELCPGTVIEDLMSKDFDVIVPNVWRPLPEFMNSEQPYDLNSWMESREAIDLAKKLHEDEVIVEGYAEYPTWRVHLAYLREKDGDPNQVVDVDGVGGVSILARARLFRAGVHFPAFTFENHAETEAFGKMAKKMGFRVGGLPHYTLWHIYEPSDDDLMAIATKEKERTA, encoded by the coding sequence atgaaattttcaccttTGAAATTGTTCAGGTTTAGTAGAAACTCATATAAACTACCTCTGTCTGAAAAGACAAAAGAGAAGAGGAAAAACAGGGACTTTAGGTTGTTACCAAAATATTCGAAGTTTAAAGTTACGAACTTTCGCGATAAGGTCTCTAATTTCAACGTGGCATTAAGCGTGATTCTACTATGCATCTTTATTGCGAAGACTATAAGCGTCAATGTCAGCATCTATAAGTACAATTCGTTTGTACATGAGGAAGAGACTGAGACAGTCACTTTCGATACTCAGGTGCTGACAGCACCCGAATACTATAACTACGATTTCCACGATTACAATCTGGACACCATCTCAAAATACGATAAAGGTGTGAGACAGTATCTATTGGACACCTATAAGACCGATGATGTCAGTCAATTGAGTGTACAGGCGAAGGAAGCATACGATGCAGAATTGCCTAAATTGCTCAGTTCCTCTGTGGACATTTACGACATGAAAGACTTTTCCGGCACATCACACGGTGTCTCGTCAAGAGAACATGTTTTGTTATGTATTCCTTTGAGAGATGCAGAAGATGTTCTGCCGTTGATGTTtaagaatttaatgaaCCTTACTTATCCCCACGAATTAATTGATGTGGCTTTCTTGGTCAGTGACTGTTCTGAAAATGATCACACTTTGGAATCTCTGTTGCAATATACGCGTTTTTTACAAAATGGTACTTTACCTGAtgtatttgaagaaatggACAAACTCGACGAAATGACCGACAAAGTCGTAGAAAACGCTGATGACTCGAAGTTGTACTTGAAATACATGAAGAAAGAATATCTACAGAGAGTTAAAGAAGCATTCAAATCACCATTTCATGAGAATTATGATAAACCATTCAGATCAATACAAATCTATAAGAAAGATTTTGGCCAAACTGTAGGACAGAGTTTCTCGGACAGACACGACGTTAAAGTTCAAGgaataagaagaaaattgatGGGTAGAGCAAGAAATTGGTTGATGACAAATGCTTTAAAACCATATCATTCTTGGGTTTACTGGAGAGATGCCGACGTAGAGTTATGTCCAGGTACTGTTATTGAAGATTTGATGTCGAAAGACTTTGACGTCATTGTTCCAAATGTTTGGAGACCACTGCCTGAGTTCATGAACAGTGAACAACCATACGATTTAAACTCTTGGATGGAATCAAGGGAAGCTATAGATTTAGCGAAAAAATTACATGAGGATGAAGTTATTGTAGAGGGTTATGCCGAATACCCAACTTGGAGAGTTCATTTGGCATACCTCAGAGAAAAGGATGGTGATCCAAACCAAGTCGTCGATGTAGATGGTGTCGGTGGTGTTTCCATTCTAGCAAGAGCAAGATTGTTTAGAGCAGGCGTACATTTCCCTGCATTCACTTTTGAAAACCATGCAGAGACTGAAGCTTTTGGTAAAATGGCCAAGAAAATGGGATTTAGAGTTGGCGGTTTACCACATTATACACTGTGGCATATATATGAACCTAGTGATGATGATCTGATGGCAATTGCAactaaagaaaaagaacGCACAGCATAA
- the ATR1 gene encoding borate transporter (similar to Saccharomyces cerevisiae ATR1 (YML116W) and YMR279C; ancestral locus Anc_8.843), producing the protein MDSKNNNNKAAIAASTYEIGRSDSDSDNSTVNSSQKIDSSEQVVPTDSEKYFATVRSSESLSVSSQKPQYFSSKLHEWAFIFTCLMGQLLNQAGTTQSMSIMNIIAEDFGSETSKQAWLFASFPLVSGSFILVGGRFGDIYGLKKMLLLGYAILTIWSIICGLTHYTHSDDFFIVAKAFQGLGVSFILPNIIGLVGTIYEPGSMKKNITISFIGAMAPLGATFGGLFSGIVVVKDDKNWPWTFYAFAIVSFLVGVTCYFFVPDNVPTNTNNLKMDWIGSAVGVVGLLLFSFVWNQAPMDGWDKAYIIVLLVISVILIIAFFIYEINYAEVPLLPKAITGNRHIIMILLAIFMGWGTFGIWSFYYFSFSLNLRHFSPVWTGGAYFAFILSGFTIASCVGFLIKIIRPSIILVISITGFTMGNLIFAVTPADQTYWRNTFGMMLLLPLGMDLSFPASSIILSDQLPPEYQGMAGSLVNTMVNYSQSFCLGVATTVEKQINSSGDDLLKGYRAAFYTGVGIGTLGISIASLYMFETFWTDYKEKTKLANDIESSIERTG; encoded by the coding sequence ATGGATagtaaaaacaataataataaagcTGCTATCGCAGCAAGCACATATGAAATTGGTCGCAGTGACAGTGATAGCGACAATTCAACAGTTAACTCATCTCAAAAGATCGATTCGTCTGAACAAGTAGTTCCTACAGACAGTGAGAAATACTTTGCAACAGTAAGATCATCGGAATCACTCTCAGTGTCGTCACAGAAACCACAGTATTTCTCTTCAAAATTACATGAATGGGCCTTTATTTTCACTTGTCTTATGGGTCAATTGTTAAACCAAGCCGGTACTACTCAATCAATGTCAATTATGAACATTATCGCAGAGGATTTTGGCTCCGAAACGTCGAAACAAGCATGGTTATTTGCATCTTTCCCGCTGGTTTCGGGTTCCTTCATCCTCGTGGGCGGGAGATTTGGTGACATATACggtttgaaaaaaatgttgCTATTGGGTTATGCGATACTTACAATCTGGAGTATAATCTGTGGTTTAACTCATTACACTCACAGCGATGATTTCTTTATCGTGGCGAAGGCTTTTCAAGGGCTAGGGGTATCATTCATTCTTCCAAACATTATAGGTCTAGTGGGCACAATTTATGAACCTGGATctatgaaaaaaaatataacaatCAGTTTTATTGGTGCAATGGCTCCATTAGGGGCCACATTCGGTGGTTTATTTTCAGGTATTGTTGTAGTAAaagatgataaaaattGGCCTTGGACTTTCTATGCATTCGCAATCGTTTCCTTCTTAGTTGGTGTGACATGTTATTTCTTCGTCCCAGATAACGTCCCAACAAACACTAATAATCTAAAAATGGATTGGATAGGTTCAGCAGTGGGTGTTGTTGGTCTACTGCTGTTTAGTTTCGTTTGGAATCAAGCTCCAATGGACGGTTGGGACAAGGCATATATTATCGTATTATTAGTCATCTCCGTCATCTTAATCATTGCTTTCTTCATTTACGAAATTAATTATGCAGAAGTTCCATTACTTCCAAAAGCAATCACAGGTAATAGACACATTATAATGATCTTACTTGCAATTTTCATGGGCTGGGGGACATTCGGCATTTGGTCATTCTATTACTTCTCATTCTCATTGAATTTGAGACACTTTTCTCCAGTTTGGACTGGTGGTGCTTATTTTGCATTTATCCTTTCTGGGTTTACAATTGCCTCATGTGTAGGATTTTTGATCAAGATAATACGCCCATCAATCATTTTAGTCATATCAATTACTGGTTTCACAATGGGTAATCTAATATTCGCTGTCACTCCAGCTGATCAAACATACTGGAGAAATACATTTGGTATGATGCTACTATTACCATTAGGTATGGATCTATCATTTCCTGCCTCTTCAATCATATTAAGTGATCAGTTACCACCTGAATACCAAGGTATGGCTGGTTCACTAGTCAATACCATGGTCAATTACTCCCAATCATTCTGTCTAGGAGTTGCAACAACAGTcgaaaaacaaataaattctAGTGGAGACGACCTTTTAAAGGGCTACAGAGCTGCATTTTATACAGGAGTAGGTATCGGTACATTAGGTATTTCCATTGCATCTCTTTACATGTTTGAAACCTTTTGGACAGATTATAAGGAAAAAACCAAACTTGCAAATGATATCGAAAGTTCTATAGAGAGAACTGGTTGA